In one Coccinella septempunctata chromosome 6, icCocSept1.1, whole genome shotgun sequence genomic region, the following are encoded:
- the LOC123315730 gene encoding uncharacterized protein LOC123315730, with product MLCSTACTFEELSTLFARIEAVLNSRPMCPLSSDPSESVDCLTQGHFLIGAPLISIPEIVYGDEKTHLKRWEHHRRMFQQFWTRWSREYLHTLMQRGKWQNDKPCPTVGDVVLIKDLNSNPATWPIGRIDKLFPGPDGIVRVASVRTSTGQYTRSLTKLVPLND from the coding sequence ATGTTGTGCTCGACCGCTTGCACTTTCGAGGAGCTTTCCACTCTTTTTGCTCGAATTGAGGCAGTATTGAACAGCCGACCCATGTGCCCACTATCTTCAGATCCCTCTGAATCCGTGGACTGTCTAACACAAGGACATTTTTTGATAGGTGCACCTCTAATATCTATACCGGAAATTGTATATGGGGATGAGAAAACACATCTTAAACGGTGGGAGCATCATCGCAGAATGTTCCAACAATTTTGGACAAGGTGGTCCAGAGAATATTTACATACTCTCATGCAACGTGGAAAATGGCAAAATGACAAGCCATGTCCGACAGTGGGAGATGTAGTCTTAATAAAAGATTTGAATTCAAACCCTGCCACTTGGCCTATCGGGcgaattgataaattatttccCGGACCTGATGGTATTGTTCGAGTTGCTTCCGTCAGGACTTCAACAGGTCAATATACCAGATCATTAACAAAGTTGGTGCCTCTCAACGATTAA
- the LOC123315371 gene encoding uncharacterized protein LOC123315371, producing the protein MDRNSEENNTTRRNAGINSRLADCYLWPPEFGSSKRKSVSGMSKISEESHSKLNQMEGKDAVQEVHVDEEDKTTKNHSIHRKVLPSAEDKQETASVRSVCSRQSNSSSVELQRRKHAVEVAKIKQAIEMKKDKLQLLELEQKVFETQVSDDVERSSVRSLHSSRSQRQNVPDNTPRQKMDVVEEAPRLTIPDKRPMSSPEPSDIERLCHTISEAVKSVGSAPRRDRFIARQVVEKDILHFDGNPEEWPVFITQFRKIASLCEYSSEEMMIKLQKCLKGEAKLGVSGMMISPDNVDSVLKILEMRFGRPDLIIDGLISKVKAVTPIREHNIESLIKFSNHISCLVATIKSLGYNEHLQNPTLVRDIVQKLPDMIKLRWGEEVMKKHGTVDLSDLSDWISDIAAAACYVSRPSSSTMNKTEPRSKPFVYSSIKRYETTLTTADSKKTDKLCTYCREKEHYIQNCSKINQDDVETRWETVTRRKLCFSCLKNNHQTMKCRSKRQCGINNCKRSHHKLLHKDQSQQNFEYTQPTQTEDLRKENVLAVGQGAANILLRMIKVRLYGKNDFLETIALCDEASTVTLIDKSIVDHLEIEGNVESLCIQWTNNMTSCYEDSHRLDLDISGIHENAKRFTMKNVRSVEKLSLPVQVIKETDWKKYPHLQGISFNEIQGRSMILLGQDNIRLTVARRVIQGPENSPLATKTNLGWILHGDVDNHHGNKGIFHSFHICHCETVADDELHKMVKHSFSTEAFGVQEAIKSNKKDSRALDIMQKTAKRIGDRFEIGLLWRENDIHLPESKNVAVRRLMCVEKQMHKDENFKRRYCEKIESYLRKGYARKLSAEEASEEGPRCWYLPHFGVINPNKPAKLRLVFDAASKSCGTSLNENLLAGPDLLQPLVEVLIKFRQRKIAFCSDVREMFHQVKIISSDQCSQRFLWREGNTQKPHDVYEMQVMTFGATCSPTCAQFVKNLNARQLTQRQDILDAIEMKHYVDDYLDCTDTVDEALEKIFEVKRIQNLGGFELLDWTSNSKDVMDALSTQEDFICKDLDLDSDRSIQRILGLSRDSKLDSFCFKLKSNIFEVETRKGTTKRQILKIVMSIFDPLGLIANLTVRGRILIQDIWKSGIGWDDSVEHEQYKTWKLWLLDLQKITSISIPRCYSTSISEAERVELHIFCDASKRAYASVAYLRMIAQTSIDVSLIFARARVAPNKPISIPRLELQAALMGARLKKMLIKTLEIKIDKTYLWTDSTTVLHWIKNDGSKLGQFESHRVGEIQESTDSFDWHWVPSKSNAADNATRTYFDDGNNLDFNRWHNGPEFLQLHDEMTWPIKKSDCGGILKNSEDEEDIQPIEFLATILGNDSCLPDINRFSKWMRLIRATAWVLVVAKLLISKLRSKNSQIIAEITTSDLEEAEIRLIKQCQLESFPEEISFLKKSMCLKNQSRLKKLSPVMDKNGVLVVSGRTDLATQMEMTTRRPIILPSKHRLTKLLLHHYHEQCAHQGIETVLNTARQKFWIIDGRSAVKTTFAECKKCRILKAKPAIPQMGQLPTFRLTPPAHAFTYTGIDYFGPLYVTVGRRREKKWGVIFTCLSIRAVHLEVAHSLSTESTLMAVRRMIARRGQPLQIYSDNGTNFRGSSEELKKAVKEMDKENLKREMLVRNIEWKFIPPASPHMGGAWERLVRSVKTTFHVILNNQILKDELLLTLFAECEKIVNSRPITKVSVDPDDLEALTPNHFLLDATNYSTAFESENGNLRGQWRRAQELRNSFWKRWTREYLPTLTKRTKWRNDGRPMKLHDVVIVIDDTAPRKSWKLGLIEKIFPGPDGKIRVVQVKTANGSYKRPVAKLCRLDIENSGQR; encoded by the coding sequence ATGGACAGAAATTCGGAAGAAAATAATACAACAAGACGTAATGCAGGTATCAACAGTAGACTTGCCGATTGTTACCTATGGCCACCAGAATTTGGTTCGTCAAAAAGGAAGTCCGTCAGTGGAATGTCAAAGATTTCAGAAGAAAGTCATTCAAAACTGAATCAAATGGAAGGAAAAGATGCAGTTCAAGAAGTACATGTAGATGAAGAGGACAAGACAACCAAAAATCACTCGATTCATCGAAAAGTTCTTCCATCTGCGGAGGACAAACAAGAGACTGCATCTGTTCGTTCAGTATGTTCTAGACAATCGAACTCAAGTAGTGTTGAATTACAAAGACGAAAGCATGCTGTTGAAGTTGCAAAAATCAAACAAGCCATAGAAATGAAGAAAGATAAATTACAATTGTTAGAGCTAGAGCAGAAAGTGTTTGAGACCCAGGTTTCAGATGACGTGGAAAGATCTTCGGTTAGATCATTGCATAGTTCCAGAAGTCAAAGACAAAATGTTCCAGACAATACTCCCAGACAGAAAATGGATGTAGTAGAGGAAGCTCCAAGACTGACAATACCAGATAAGAGACCCATGAGTTCTCCAGAACCATCCGACATCGAACGATTATGCCATACCATAAGTGAAGCTGTGAAATCAGTAGGTAGTGCTCCAAGACGAGATCGATTTATTGCACGCCAAGTTGTAGAGAAAGACATTCTTCACTTTGACGGTAACCCTGAAGAGTGGCCAGTATTCATCACACAATTCAGAAAAATTGCCTCATTGTGTGAATATTCTTCTGAGGAAATGATGATAAAATtgcaaaaatgtttaaaaggtgAGGCCAAACTAGGTGTATCGGGCATGATGATTTCACCTGATAACGTTGATTCAGTGCTGAAGATATTAGAAATGAGGTTCGGACGTCCTGATCTGATAATCGATGGACTTATATCAAAGGTTAAAGCTGTGACACCCATCAGAGAACATAATATAGAGAGTTTgatcaaattttcaaatcatataTCTTGTTTAGTCGCAACAATCAAATCCTTGGGTTATAACGAACATCTTCAGAATCCTACATTGGTTCGAGACATCGTACAAAAGCTTCCAGATATGATTAAACTTCGCTGGGGGGAGGAAGTTATGAAAAAACATGGTACTGTTGACCTCAGTGATCTCTCAGATTGGATTTCAGACATAGCAGCAGCAGCATGTTACGTGAGTAGACCGAGTTCTTCAACAATGAATAAAACGGAGCCCAGATCGAAGCCATTCGTATATTCTTCGATAAAACGATATGAGACTACTCTGACGACAGCTGATAGCAAAAAAACTGACAAATTGTGTACGTATTGTCGAGAAAAAGAACATTATatccagaattgttcaaaaataaatcaagaCGATGTTGAGACCAGATGGGAGACTGTGACCAGAAGAAAATTATGTTTCTCATGCCTGAAAAACAATCACCAGACAATGAAATGCAGATCCAAACGTCAATGCGGTATCAATAACTGCAAACGATCTCATCATAAGCTCCTTCATAAAGATCAATCACAACAAAATTTCGAGTACACACAGCCTACCCAGACGGAAGATCTTAGAAAGGAAAACGTTCTTGCTGTGGGACAAGGTGCGGCAAATATTCTTTTGCGGATGATCAAGGTGAGATTGTatggaaaaaatgattttctggaAACCATTGCACTCTGTGATGAAGCTTCAACTGTGACTCTCATAGACAAATCCATTGTTGACCACCTGGAAATAGAAGGGAATGTGGAATCTCTTTGTATACAATGGACGAATAATATGACATCGTGCTACGAAGATTCTCATCGCCTAGACCTTGATATATCCGGAATCCATGAAAATGCCAAGAGATTCACTATGAAAAATGTGAGATCGGTGGAAAAACTATCTTTACCTGTTCAAGTCATTAAGGAAACAGACTGGAAGAAATATCCTCACTTACAAGGCAtttctttcaatgaaattcaaggacGTTCGATGATTCTTTTAGGCCAAGATAACATCCGACTCACAGTGGCCAGAAGAGTTATTCAGGGTCCAGAAAATTCTCCACTTGCAACAAAAACCAATCTCGGTTGGATTTTACACGGTGATGTGGACAATCATCATGGCAATAAGGGAATTTTTCATTCCTTTCATATTTGTCATTGTGAAACTGTTGCTGACGACGAGCTCCACAAGATGGTGAAACACTCTTTTAGTACTGAAGCCTTTGGAGTTCAAGAAGCTATAAAATCCAACAAAAAAGACAGCAGGGCGCTTGATATAATGCAAAAAACTGCAAAACGAATCGGTGACCGATTTGAAATAGGACTGCTCTGGAGGGAGAACGATATTCACTTGCCTGAAAGTAAAAATGTAGCCGTTCGAAGACTTATGTGTGTGGAAAAACAAATGCACaaagatgaaaatttcaagagaagATACTGTGAGAAAATTGAAAGTTACTTAAGGAAAGGATATGCCAGGAAGCTGTCAGCTGAAGAAGCATCTGAAGAAGGTCCTCGTTGCTGGTACTTACCTCATTTTGGAGTAATAAATCCGAATAAACCAGCCAAGCTACGACTTGTTTTCGATGCTGCTTCAAAGTCGTGTGGAACTTCcctaaatgaaaatttacttGCTGGACCAGACCTCTTACAACCATTGGTGGAAGTATTGATAAAGTTTAGACAACGAAAGATCGCCTTCTGCAGTGATGTTCGTGAGATGTTCCATCAAGTCAAGATCATTTCTTCGGATCAATGCTCCCAAAGATTTCTCTGGAGAGAAGGAAATACCCAAAAACCACACGATGTTTACGAAATGCAAGTCATGACATTTGGTGCTACCTGTTCTCCAACTTGCGCACAATTCGTTAAGAATTTGAATGCCCGACAACTAACCCAAAGACAAGATATTTTGGACGCTATTGAGATGAAACACTATGTCGATGATTATTTAGACTGCACCGATACTGTAGACGAAGCCTTAGAAAAGATTTTCGAAGTGAAACGTATTCAAAATTTGGGTGGATTTGAATTACTTGACTGGACATCAAACTCTAAAGATGTTATGGATGCTCTTTCTACACAAGAAGATTTTATATGCAAAGATCTTGATTTGGACTCTGATAGGTCGATACAACGAATTTTAGGACTTTCCCGGGATTCAAAATTAGATAGCTTCTGTTTtaaactgaaatccaacatttttgaggtcgaaaccagaaaaggcaCAACGAAAAGACAAATTCTGAAAATAGTGATGTCCATTTTCGACCCATTAGGACTTATTGCTAATTTGACAGTACGAGGAAGAATCCTCATTCAAGATATATGGAAATCCGGAATTGGTTGGGATGATTCAGTCGAACATGAACAATATAAGACATGGAAATTATGGCTTTTGGATCTTCAAAAAATTACAAGTATTTCTATACCTAGGTGCTATTCAACGAGTATTTCTGAGGCTGAAAGAGTAGAGTTACATATATTCTGTGATGCGAGCAAAAGGGCGTACGCTTCTGTAGCTTACCTACGAATGATCGCCCAGACATCAATCGatgtatctttaatttttgctAGAGCTAGGGTGGCACCGAACAAACCGATTTCAATTCCGAGACTCGAACTTCAAGCCGCTCTAATGGGAGCAAGACTCAAAAAAATGCTGATCAAAACGTTAGAAATCAAAATTGACAAAACGTACCTATGGACTGATTCAACAACCGTACTTCACTGGATCAAAAACGATGGGAGTAaactgggacaatttgaatctCATCGCGTAGGTGAAATTCAAGAGTCAACAGACAGTTTTGATTGGCATTGGGTTCCATCCAAGTCAAATGCTGCCGACAATGCCACAAGAACCTATTTTGATGATGGAAATAATTTGGATTTCAATCGTTGGCATAATGGACCAGAATTTCTACAACTCCACGATGAAATGACATGGCCGATAAAGAAATCTGACTGTGggggaattttgaaaaattctgaagATGAAGAAGATATTCAACCGATAGAATTTTTGGCCACTATTCTAGGAAATGATTCCTGTTTACCGGATATAAACCGTTTTTCCAAATGGATGAGGTTGATTAGAGCCACGGCCTGGGTGCTGGTAGTCGCTAAATTGTTGATTTCAAAACTTCGTTCCAAAAATAGTCAAATTATAGCAGAAATTACCACTTCAGACCTTGAAGAAGCTGAAATCAGATTAATCAAGCAATGTCAACTGGAAAGTTTTCCAGAAGAAATCTCTTTCTTAAAGAAAAGCATGTGCTTGAAGAATCAGAGTAGACTAAAAAAACTTTCACCGGTCATGGATAAAAATGGAGTCTTGGTAGTGAGTGGACGGACTGACTTGGCCACACAAATGGAAATGACAACCAGGAGACCCATAATATTGCCATCTAAACATAGGTTGACTAAATTACTACTGCATCATTACCATGAACAATGTGCTCATCAAGGTATCGAAACTGTATTGAATACTGCTAGAcaaaaattttggattattgATGGTAGATCAGCCGTGAAGACCACAtttgcagaatgtaaaaaatgcCGAATTTTAAAAGCTAAACCTGCAATTCCACAAATGGGCCAACTTCCGACATTCAGATTGACTCCACCAGCTCATGCATTCACATACACAGGAATTGATTATTTCGGACCCCTGTATGTAACAGTTGGACGTCGACGCGAGAAAAAATGGGGAGTTATTTTCACCTGTTTATCGATAAGAGCTGTACATCTTGAAGTAGCACACTCGTTATCAACGGAGTCAACGCTAATGGCAGTGAGACGAATGATAGCAAGAAGAGGACAACCTCTGCAAATTTATTCCGATAATGGAACTAATTTTAGAGGATCCTCTGAGGAACTGAAGAAAGCTGTAAAAGAAATGGATAAGGAGAATTTGAAACGAGAAATGTTAGTGAGAAATATTGAATGGAAATTCATTCCACCTGCTTCTCCCCATATGGGCGGTGCATGGGAGAGACTAGTGCGTTCAGTGAAAACTACATTTCATGTTATTCTAAATAATCAGATATTGAAGGACGAGCTTCTCCTTACCTTATTTGCAGAATGCGAAAAAATTGTGAACTCTAGACCAATCACAAAAGTATCTGTTGATCCTGATGACTTGGAGGCCTTAACACCAAACCATTTTCTTTTGGATGCTACAAATTATTCGACAGCTTTCgaatctgaaaatggaaatttaaggGGACAATGGAGACGAGCTCAAGAGTTAAGAAACTCGTTCTGGAAAAGATGGACGAGGGAATATCTACCGACTTTGACCAAAAGAACGAAGTGGAGGAACGATGGCAGACCTATGAAGCTACATGATGTAGTTATAGTTATAGATGATACCGCTCCTAGAAAATCCTGGAAACTcggattaattgaaaaaatttttccggGCCCCGATGGAAAAATTAGAGTCGTTCAAGTGAAAACAGCGAATGGTTCTTATAAACGACCTGTTGCCAAGTTATGTAGATTAGATATCGAAAATAGTGGACAAAGATGA